The window GGTTTCAGTACCGCTTTGTACACcagtattttattttcgacGGAGAGCCGTGATCTTCTGCCCAGGAGCCACTTCAATGTCCTAAATCGGTGGTTACATTCATCACGTTTCTTTTGGATATGTGTTTTCCAAGTCAAATATAGATAatgtatgtgtttattattttatattactgtGGGACTGTTATGGGGTGGTTTAGGAGATAATGACTGTGGTTGTGACTAGACtagacaccctgtatatgtatggGCTTTGGGCAGCCTAGCCCATTTAAGGCTTTACAGTCTTTTATTGATGTGTcttattgttataaatatagAATTGCCTCAAATAGTATTCACTACATCTTCAGAAATTCTTCAATAACTCCCTTATTTTTCAGGTGTCACAAATAGAATATTCCCAGCGGAGGCTGACGAGTTGATGATGGAGGCAGCTGTTGCTAAAATTGCCATATTTTTGTTGAGAAGAGATGAGGAATCTGTAGTTCACATTGATGTCTCTGATATGGGTTTGTTCATTTTTATTCAGAGATTTTCAACATCATGTTGacaacatgcatacatacataaacgcctatttcccaccggggtaagcagagactatagaattccatttgcttcgatcctgacacacttctcttgcttcctccacattcatcaatcgcttcatacacgcacgccggttcagagtagatcgtactaaatcttttctaaggacatctccaatttggtcaatgtaagtctttCTTGgacttcctctgccagccctaccatcaactttcgctttatataccgctttcgcaattctattatccttgatccgctctatgtgtccaaaccaacctaacattcccttcaaAAGATcaagattttcaaaataaccTGTTTTCCAATCAATGCAAGACATAGGTAATTGATTCATCTCTTTCATGTCGTGATTTATACGTGTATGTTATCTAGGTGGACAAAATAGGCAGGTTGTCTATTTATTCCTTCCGACACACAATACTGAAAATGTCTGTTATATGATCCTGAAAATGTTCAATGTTTACTTGTATTGGCAGAAAGTTATTACCCAACTGCggcaaagcaaaaaggagggttatgtatttgactGCGAAACCATAGTCAATCTGTCCTaaacgaaatattttcttgtttaatacattttagagtgtgatttttctttagtcaggttttagtttttattttatattttgtagaaAGATCAAACTGGCTAAGTCTTCTACCACTCGGTGACGAATGCACGGCGAATGTATGGATATATGAGGAGGATAATGAATTATACGGTGTGACGACACAGGCCATAGCCCCGCGGACACCAATGGCTCTCGGGTATTGTAAGAAGTATGCAGAGAAACACAAGCTGCCGCCAGGACAACCAGTGTTGGACCTCGAAGAAGGTGAGTATGCCAAACACGTTGGAGCTTCTCTTCTTCTGGTGCCCCTTCAGTGGACCTTTAAGGAATACcaccatgtacagtcatgagcaatataatgtacccactttaggactctgtcgcactaacatatttgacatttagtgagatttacagttcaatttgtcaaaaaagttaatgtgacatggtaccaaattgtatacatattaatgctcgtgaccgtatgtgtgGAGCTTCTCCCTGAGTAAAAATATATGAGATGTATAAATTACAGTTATTGTCAATTTTCTGCCATGTTACATTTAATGTCTAACcatttatacaataaaaaaacataaaaacatttttaaaacatttcgcAACAGTACAaacgggcggccttattgtaTACACTTCATTGCTTCGAAATACAAAGGAAATATACACTTATTTATCCTTACATAAAGCACTACATTACTTACATAGgtgagcttatccctaattgggatttcatCCAGCTAAACTTGGACAACCTGAAGAAACAAATGTCGCAGCATATACCGGTGTATTTAGtaacagtgtgttttttttttagcatTGTCAGCCAGTCCCAAACAATGGTGGTGTTACGAATGTCGGCAAGCATTCGGATCTGTTGGGTTGCTTCAACGTCACCAAAATATATGCCATAAGGTAATGCAATAAGTtacctttttaattttgtagTATAGGAATATGCAAATGATAGTTTTATACTTCCAAACCAGCGACTGCTGCGAAAATTGATCGCTTATTCAGTCCATTATGGTCTTTAGTGCACCCTCTGTGGTAATTTGCTAACTTCATCGCAAGATTatctaagtacccgcacctcaccgcgctttctgttaaaccagcGTCGACGTTAATTTGTTAAAGCATATTTTTGAATACATTTCAAAAAATGTTTACTTTATCTCTTACTcatttagttattattttactacaacataacaatattattatgttttttgttacaTATTTATAGGACGAACAACCTACACGTCGAAAGTACAGGTGTTCATATTGTTCACGGACGTTTTCAAGACTGTTTACGTAAGTAAATTTATAGTAGTTCTAAAAGAATGAAAAATTAGTTTCATAATGTGTACTTTACAtgcatataagtacataaactcacacccattATCCTTAATGCAGCTCTGTTACAAGtagtcaaagacaacttgcagccaatgttgatacgaagtcctaaaatgATGAAGAACTTTACGGTGACAAGGGTTGGTCCCTTTATTTCGCCTATAACAATTGTCTATTATATTAGAAAGAACAAAATCCTTCTGtcagattttacgacatgcccgagaacTCCATCAGCTGAACgtgtttcatgttttttattctCCCCCAGTCCAGCATAACAGCTTAGAATTGTAGCAGTATCATTGTATAGTCTACATacatacgcctatttcccaccagggtaatcGAGAGACTATGGAACTCCATTTCTTTCGATCCTGCCATACTTCTCTTGCGAAGTTTACTGTATAGtagtagtttatgtatgtatgtgtatgtttgtgtgtgtttgtttgtgtagtttaatgtttttttacatttcaGATTAAAAAGACATATGACGAGATTTTGCACTAACAAAACtgaaaaaatgtaagtactCTAAATAATGTTTTctgctttatttaaaaatttattaGGAATAGAGATGTGCCGTTACCGGAagtgttcccgttgtaaaaaactttttaatagtaaggatcatcatcattatcagccgtacgacgcccactgttgggcataggcctcacccaagaatctccacgacgattggtcctgcgctgcccgcatccagcggcttcccgcgaccttcaccagatcgtcggtccaccttgtagcgggcctacccactgagcgtcgtccgacacgtggtcgccaagAATACTAGCTGCTTTTTTACTGGCAAATTGTTCTCTCTTGTACTCTGTTCCTATCTGCTAGgtaataaataggttaaattacatgtaaaagtgttttttgtctgttggcaaacctaataaaataaataaataaataaagctctttttaggTACATAACTTTGCGCTTTTTTTTACTGCCGGGGATGTTCTCAAAGTGGGATCACAGCGAGGAACGGCACTTCACTAATTAATATGTCACTATTATAACGTGGTTCGGCGCTAAAGTTAGTCTGTTTTAAAACATGCTTTTTATGTTTTAGGAACTCTAGTATTGCGGAACAGTCTGAAGCAAAGGCGAAAATCGATGATATTGACTTTAACCAAAGTACGGAAGACAACAGAATACCCTCGGATGAAAGTTTTCAGAACTACACAACTGGTCTCGACTTCTCTACAAACCTTTTCGACACGGATCGTATGCCCAATCTAGATATGTCCGGCAGTTCTAGATCGGAGAGTGATTTTTTACCTTATCCTCTCGGGATAAAGTTGGAAAATAATATGGAGGAATCCCTTTCTACACTAGAGACTGATGTTAAAGTAAGCTATGttgttttatacatattattagtgTCGATTCTAACCCGACGAAGAAAATTTAACTTTTTATTGCGTTACAGAGCAAAGTCAAAAATGAggagatatttgtatcatgtgtACATTGTAATCAAATTATTTCAAAGGCAAAAAAACGTCGGCATATAAGGTAAGAATACTATAAAATATAACGGCCTATTCTGGCCTCTTGtaaaaaacaaagattaaagatAAACTGGGTTTAAAATTATGAATGTGCACCACGGAAGAAGTCAATTGATTTTAATGAGTACCTAATTGACatatcataataattctatgcagagtCTGTGATAGTAGCTCAGCTGCCGTGGGGCTTCTTTCGTGACACGGACTATATTTAAACCTAAaatactaaaagataaactatcttttaaaagactaaaagataaactatattTTATCTTCGTTTTGTAACAACACCTCTAACGTCATGTGTTGTATTTACGTACTCTTTATTTACAGAGAGTGCCCATCACGGCGTTTCGAATGTGAGTGTGGACAGATATTCCGAAAGAAAGATAGTCTCGCTCAACACATCTTTTTAGAACACAAAGATAGAACTTCAAACTCTTCTGAAAGTGTGAACCAAAAGGTGCTTATTTTAGCCAGTCTTAAGTCATCTTCAATTACCACTACGTAATTGACTAAAAAACTCATTTTTTACAGATTAAAGAGGAGCCAAAGGACCATAGTAGAGAAACACCCTATAAATGTGAAGAGTGTAGAGTATATTTTAAGGTAACATTACTAAATTATTTCACACGAACCCTCATTTGataataagatgatccgtgcttcggaaggcacgttaaacaaGTAGCCCCGGCTACTATTACCTTAATTATGTGGTTCTACTTGAGCCATATCGGGAGTCTTTAGACTATTAAagccgacggaaaattccatttgatattaactcagaattatgagcggaatcatcccccttagtattcagtacggtgtcactaacacctaatATATTGTTGTTGTAGCGTCGCGGTATGCTAGTGAACCACCTATGGCGCGTGCACAACACGGTGGGCGCAGTACCGCTAGAGAAGCGCGTGCGCTTCTATCCGTGCACTTTGTGCCCCAACATATACCGCACGGCTGCCAAGCGGGATCGACACGTGCAGGTGCATCATCCAGGTAACactccattattattttataaaaagaaattataCTCCTTGACTATAATCGACTTCGTAgcgtcacgggtttgaatcccggctctggctgtaaaccactgaatttgactattgagtttaaattaatgtttgaaTCATATACGTAGATAATATCAGGTGTGTCGCGAAATGCGAGGAAATACAAGGTGCTTAAAGCTCTCTGTGTCACGCAGAGGCGGCAAAAGGCGTTCAGAGCCGTGAGTTCTGCACACGTATGCTCACGTCCACACAGCCACCGGGGCGCGACGCGACACAATTTCTTATACAATCCTGCACCTCGAATCGCAACACTCGCAGGCTCTTTGTGAATAGAGATTTATTGAAGAAGACGCTTGTGGGTTTTAGGGTCACTCATTTTACGACGCCATTTCTTGATTATTCCACGTGCCTAATAATCCTCATATTATGAAGATGAGTTTATtgctacaataaataatataccgtTTAATATACTAAGtgcacgtacggtcacgagtactaatatgtatacactttgaaaccacgtcacattaacttttttgacaaattaaaccgtaagtctcattaaatgtcatatatgtattatgatagtgcgacagggttctaaagtgcgtACATGACAATCCTACATCTATTGTTAGCATATCGTGTATAAATGTTATTGTAATGTTGCGTTCTCTACTAATAAATattgtctttcttttttctttctatatAACTTGAAACAGGCGCAGAATTAATCCGAGCGCCACCAATAGAGGGTGAACGTCGGTCGTACGAGCCGGCCCGCTGTCCCGCCTGTCCACGCCAGTACAACACGCGCGCGAAAATGCTGCAACATCTACGAGCGCAACATCCACACTTGGTAATACATATCTTCGACATAcgtatacagggttttagtgacatcataatgaaaactttgagggatgaaacggaaaataataaaaaaaaaacaaaatattatatgaattttccgacaggaaaatccacttgatatcaattcagaattgtggtctgaatcatcctcctcagtatttgttacgatgtcactaacactatgtaTATAAATCAATTGTTATTCGTTTGTCTCGCTAAAACTCGAGAACGGCTGgttttgaaatgtttgttgtagtCCAGGGAAGGTATACGGTGAGTGTTAGCGAAAACTGCataatttaataactcattggtgttgTATTATTTGTGcatttttaattcatttattttgttcCAGGCTATGCCAGCGAGAACTAAAACGCAAATGAAATCACCTATCAAGGTCAGTGATTTTCATATCAGTTTTAGTGAGTTATTTATAATCTGCTTATCAAAACAGaaagttatttctattttttacaGAACAAATCTCCGAAATCGTCATTCTACGACACAGTGACACAACCACCACTAAGTTTTGATTGATATAATTTGATTGATAATTTCAGTTTTGAAACTTTTACGCTTAATAAAATTTTGACTTTAGTTAGACTTTGATTCCGTGAAAAAAATCACGTAAGTACATAACCTTTTCAATAACTATGTATTACTTACACCGTTTGATTATTATACAACACAAAACACTCCAATCTTCCTCGACTTTATCCTCAGTGGAGGCCACCTCAGATTTTCCTCAAACTTAACTCGAGTAAAGCATGACGTCATtcatttcgtattattttgttggcagtattGATATTCTCGACTCTAGTAAATgtcaattaaaatacaaaaattctcagctgaggccgagtggAGGGATAGTCGAATCATAGAACGGGTGTTAGTATATAtgccatgagccatgtcaggagcctttggcttaatagtaaccctgacaccagggttgatggggttggtaatccacctcgcaaccatAACCATAGAAGTATCTGTGGGTACTACAAATGCCCGAAGCAAAAATGCTTTTCTGTCTGCTCTGTGGTTCACTTTCACAGGATTTTTACATGGTTTTGGGAGGAGTTTGCTTactaaactttttaaaaaatattcagaaGGTATATTGAAGTTTactaataaatagaaaacaacGTATTGTACGGGCAACAACCCGGCTTTCGAATGTTCCTAAAGCAAGTTACAAATTGTGCTCTTCCAATAAACAATACCTCATTTAAAACTGGTATCAATCGAGATATCCTGTCCCATAATCGGCTATGTAAATCAGTTAGACAAATATTACATCCTCCCCATATGTGATGCTACGTCCCTTTCTCTCGCCTGCTTATCAGTAATGAGAGACAAGAACGACAAAACGGTTCAAATGTCAGTGTCCCCTTCACATTACATCTGCAGTGCAGTGTTTCGTTTTCGtgcaattttttttcgcaacaGTCGACAATATCTATTAGGTACTTCTATATCTGAGTGTACAAACAGTTCATATACCCCTACAGCTACAGACATGAGTTGATAATGGTTTATCGCACCTGATGCAAAAACATACGTCGTTGTTTAATACAGCGAATCAATAGAAGTTATGTTTTAATTGAATTAAACAGTGAGGGAATGCCGGTGAATGGATCATGTGTCAGTTGTTTGAAGATGGAATACGGTGTGGAAGAGGGCATCCCGAGAGAATTCCTCGAATACGACTTCGTAGCTCAAGATGCTCTGGAGTTTGAGGTTAGTATCGATACAAACGATTTACGCTTACGCGATTGTAAACAAAGGAAACATCTGTTCTGTTTTCACTATTATTTCCTTATATAGAATACCTACCTATcgtaacaaaattcaaaatatactgAGGCGGTTTCAGCATATCTATCAATCACGTATTTAGACTAGAACCTTATTTATTACGTATTAAGTTTAAGCTCAAATCACGATAAACTTTAATGACACTTGACTCTTGAACACTGTATTCGAGTgggacgtttttttttatataccacTATTTGTTACGGTATTCCGCTTTCTAACGGTGCCAAACCCAGGTAGGTTGTGCCTTTTGTGCTCTCAGTGCTCTCTGTATGTTTAGTGGTCGCATACGGCATCTGGCACCACATAACATCGACTGCTAAAACCGGTTGTGAATATTTATTGCGACCTTAATTTGTTGATTATCTACTTACCTATACTGACGGAAAAGTTAACTACTTAGTAAGATGTTAAGTTGTATACCAGTGGCTACTTGTGACCGTAGTGTCCCTGGCATGGTAAGTCTCCAGCTATTTCCACTTAGACTAAAACAAGGCCATCTGTCGATGAACCTGGTTAGTGCTAACAAACTATGCACATAATGTGGCTTAGCTAACTACAAGGCAAACTTGGTAGTACAGTGGCGCACCGATAGATAGCACAGTTCCCTCGTATTTGCGATGCTCGCTGGTCGCGTGTAGGTAGTATGAGTTGATCGGGGCTTTCGACTCCGGCTACacacaaaacataacaaaacgAATTCGTTGCCTACGTAAAGTTTCCCGAGCGACCAGGCGCGAGCGGATATTTTAGTGAAAATGCTAACTGACTCGCGGAGCTGACGTGCGGTGGTTCCAGTGAATGTTGCGATTTACAAGTGGTTAATATTTAATCGGCATGGTTTGCGGCGATAGATGCGGCTGCGGTGCGTTTTGCCGGCGGCTGTTTTGCCGCGCGCGCCCTCCCGAGAGTGACACAGAAGTGACAGCCCCAGTTACCTTGGTAATTGTTTTGAAGCACTCAAATGCACCTCTGAGAATGAACATACCTACATCTACATACCTATAAGTCTTATGTTTAATGTGTAAATAACACAATGTTATAAATTAGCGTTATGCTTTTATCTGTCGCACGAATAGACGTTagaattcaattaaaaatacccTTTATTTCACAATACCAGATTCAAATGTTTGTTTACGATAGGTAGTTAGTTAACTTTCAGTTATTTACTTCGAATAATCATAATCACACATAAATGATAGAATATTTACAATGTAAAAACGTCCTCTATtgtaagtaggtaacattgACACGTCCATAAGGAAAACAATACATTTGTTTTATCAATTTACAATGACTAaagagttatttttatttactacgctaatacaaaataataattggcTGCTTAAAACTATAAATGATAAGATTATTGATAGTTACCATTATGTGTACGCGTGTAGGTAATGGTACCTATTTACCTACAAATACCTAccaaggtaggtacctaacaatAAGACGTTCATTCATTACACATTATACCTACCTCCCAACATTCCATACGGAAAATGAATCATCAAATCCAACACACCTTTTTATAATAGACAATCAAAAAGTTGTATTGTTAGCATCAATATTAAACAACAGGCATCACAAAAAATGCGTGTGATttaaatacttcccgattttagCTGAAAGCTACTCAGGCCTACCACGgtgtgatttattttttgttacacgCCGCGATGccgaattttattttcagtgtgAAGGCTAGTGCTAAAGACAGTTGATGTCATTCCAATTTTTATTCTGAAATGTGGTCGATGCCGCATTGTTATCGTTGGCGAATACCTGATTACTTCTGAGACATTTTTCACGGTAATTTTCACAATGACGCTGCGCTAGCCGTTTATTAGCGAAGTGCGGGATGCGTTATTCAGTATTTATACTGCATATTGTAGTTTGAAATCTCTCGGCGTCTGTCTATCTTTAGTCCGCCGAAATGATATGCCCCATCGCATCTATTGCACCTACTTCTGTTCCATTTACTGATTTATACAGTAAATATTACTAATCgactaaagataataatacGTCTGCCTTCAGGGATGcccgcgtgatgctatgttatatttatgttgttaaagATAACGATTGAAAAGACGTCGAATCAATAAACTACAATTTTCTTACAATTAACTTATTTCTGAACATACTACTGGAAGTAAGGATCTGATCTCATAATACTACAAGTGCATTATAACACAACAGTATCGCCGTCAGCTATGCTTGAGGCCCATATAATAGGCGAAGCCAGCGCTGTGTTAACTAGGCAGATATCCTGAAAGCCACGAATAACACGCTTTTTATAAAACTACAGAAATACTAATATTATTCCGGTAGTACCTAGGTATTGATTAGACAAATTATAGAACTCCATGAGGTCGACAACGGCTCCGGCATTCGCCAGCCGCTATTGATTGTACTTCGTCACGCAACCTCCAGGGAACTTGTCTGGCACTGCCTAGTTAGTAGCCTGCTTTTCAATTACTTCTGTATgaaattttatacttatatgCTTCCACGCTTACTTTTTCTGGGTAGACAGAAAGGGTGGATTAGAAAACTAGTTACCTACTCACGCACGCTTCATAAATCTTCGCACAGACAGCAGTAGGTATTAGAAACGATAAACACTAAttcttataggtacttactaaaaatTTTCCGATTTGCTAAAACACTATCAAAATCGACTGACGCAAATAATAGCGATTGATTATATACGAGCTCTACTTATTACAAATATACTATGAGCGATGTAAGAAAACACCGCCAGAATATGTAAAAACTACAAAGACATgaattttattcaacaaaacacAGCAGTCGAGCTGTGGGCTCCATACCTACCTCTCCTTAGTTGACCCCACACCTCACCCTTCTAGATGACAaaattgtttgtttatatttagtgTCTTGATTCAATGTAGTTTTCGCTCGTGGATACATCATTTAACATTGTTTTTGCATCAATGTCCGTGTTTTTTCGCACAATGATGACGCAAAGAGTTAAATTTTATGTAACAAACATGGTTTGTTGGGATCAAAgacgaaaattaaaaaatataaacgctTTATTCATCAAGAGTTCTGTACGTCAAAGAAGGACTACCTTAATGCGAAGATTTGAAATAACACATTGGTTTATTGGTTGTTTTACCATAGCTAGTTATTGGTATAATGTTCAACCGCTTTTCATTTATGTTCTAAGTTTGATCTGATGCACTTTATTATACCAAGTGGTAAGTTTCCAGCTCAtcactattataatatattcacaAACAAGTATGAAACACGTAATCTTTGTCAACATcactaattaaatacatttgctcatacaatattaggtacttaagtatttcaaGTCGTTATAAAAGGCACTTTGTTTACCAGTTTCAACTTTTCAAGTTATCGACATTCTTTCCGTGAATGATTTGGAATTCAGATCACTAGTCGACAGTGCCATGCAGTGCTTATTAAATAAACCCTGGCACCAATTAAAGTTAGACTGCCTCGATGACCTCAGACTGGAGGTGATTCAATGTCCGTACCTATAAGGCGTAGAATTCGTGCTCAGTGTTATGAATCTTAATTTGTATATTACAATGTAGGCAAGGAGACTATCGCTGACTTTTATCAGTAAAGCCAATATACGAACGTGCATTACGAATAATTATACCACAACCCAAAATGCATCATGTATTTAGGTGTTAGTGTTCATATTTAACTACATTTTATCTACCTAACCACGAACTAGTGTTATTCGACCTTATTAgttatgtgtaagtatgtaggtactttcTTACACATTTTAACATAGTCACAATGTACAttcataattatacatacagtTTAGAACCATGTCGGTGTCGCATTTACTGATTTGACATTGTAAGTgcattcaatttgtcaaataagttaatacgAGACGGTTCTAAAGTGGGCTACATGTTGTTCGTGCTGAGCTACTTCGTATGAATACGCCATACTTATGACGACCGCCTTGCTTGTTAGCTAACTCTTAACAATATTAGCTTAGGTCAAAGAAACACTGGTATAAGGTATCTGGTATT is drawn from Pectinophora gossypiella chromosome 7, ilPecGoss1.1, whole genome shotgun sequence and contains these coding sequences:
- the LOC126368010 gene encoding zinc finger protein 64-like, which gives rise to MDEHNSNPILQPSASSGTANLFLLQLGSTSEAIPLHLFINEVECGNKQYFLPLLNTKQNESQQRLIEKKTFKDNTIGTSNGQVMENEIIAYPSTCKVTEPNENILLSTVKPSAVEVTSPQIQNNRHSPERKIKTVLREGHSSGNPKGCNQVQSLAFSTHIPDRVVPPRAIAVLPLALQLRRNCISPRRSLPPCVRFGPVQGVTNRIFPAEADELMMEAAVAKIAIFLLRRDEESVVHIDVSDMERSNWLSLLPLGDECTANVWIYEEDNELYGVTTQAIAPRTPMALGYCKKYAEKHKLPPGQPVLDLEEALSASPKQWWCYECRQAFGSVGLLQRHQNICHKDEQPTRRKYRCSYCSRTFSRLFTLKRHMTRFCTNKTEKMNSSIAEQSEAKAKIDDIDFNQSTEDNRIPSDESFQNYTTGLDFSTNLFDTDRMPNLDMSGSSRSESDFLPYPLGIKLENNMEESLSTLETDVKSKVKNEEIFVSCVHCNQIISKAKKRRHIRECPSRRFECECGQIFRKKDSLAQHIFLEHKDRTSNSSESVNQKIKEEPKDHSRETPYKCEECRVYFKRRGMLVNHLWRVHNTVGAVPLEKRVRFYPCTLCPNIYRTAAKRDRHVQVHHPGAELIRAPPIEGERRSYEPARCPACPRQYNTRAKMLQHLRAQHPHLAMPARTKTQMKSPIKNKSPKSSFYDTVTQPPLSFD